The DNA segment CCGACTTCACTTCAACTCGAAATTTTGAAAAAATCTCGAAATTATAGATTGCGAGGACTACGGGCCAAAAATACTCGCGATGGAGCTTTGGCGTTTACATTTTAAATGCCTAGCGTCTGGCTCCATGTAAAATACGTTGAGGGTCTCCATCGAGATGGAGACCCTTTTTTTATGAAAAAAGCCCCGACACGTGGAGGTGTGGGGCTTTCGGAAAAACTCTTTGGGAGCGAGGAGGAACTTAGACTTCTTCTGCGACATCAACGCCAAAGCGTGCCATTTGTTCACCCGACTCAATATAGTGCTGGCGGATGATTTTTTCGAGCTGAGCGGGGTTTCCCGCCTTGAGTGCGTCAAGAATCATTTTATGTCGTGCGTAAATCATCTTGGGTTGGAACAGCTTGACCCAGTGGCGATAGAGCAAAAATTTTGAGATTCCCTGGCAGGAGCGTCGACACAGATCGATCAGCAGCTCATTATCGATTTTGGAGAACAAGATGCCATGAAAGGCGTTATCAAGCTCGGTAAGTTCACTGTCAGGGTCCCCAGCCTCGGCGAGGTGCCCCATTTTCTGGAGAATTTTTTCCAGAGTAGAAAAGTCCTCTTCTGTATAGAGGGGGAGAGCTTCTGTGACAGCAGCGGCTTCCAGAACGCCACCCGTAAAGTAACTGTCTTTAATCTGCTTTGCAGTTAGCGCCACAATAGTTTTTGCCTTTTGTGGCTTGGAATCAATAAGTCCATCATGGGCGAGTACCTGTATGGCCTCTCGGATTGGTGCTCTGCTGATTCCTAGTTTTTCAGCAAGCTCGACTTCCTTTATGGGGTCGCCTGGAGATAATTCTCCATTGAGGATGGCCTGTTTGATATATTCAACGACCTGCTCGCTGTATGTGAGTTTTTTGATACCGTTCATAGTGGCTCCCAGAGTAAAAGGATCAGAAATAACGGCAAAGGGTTTTGTTTCGAATGATTTCATTCAGTTACCGAGAGTTTGGGTTGCTGTCGAGTGTCCACACTGCGTGTTTTTTGTGGATTTGGGGCCTTAGTTTAAAATCTTAAAAACAAAGTGCAAGATATTCTCATGAGTGGGGAGAATGAATCGCGCAGTGATAAACGTATAAAATACAGTAAAGTATAGTCACTTGAAAAGACTCAAGGGGCTATACTTTACTAAGAAGAGGGATGTTGGACGTCTATGTATATGACTAAAGATGTCAAGTGAATCATGGGGAAATTCTCTTGTATCAATCAAAAACACAGGTGTCCGAGGGAATAGATGGTGCGAAATATTTTTATGCGGATGATCCTTTGTAAAATTTGGTTGGGGGCCAGAGGCCCCCTGACTTCGTGCTTAGGCCTCGCAGCTTTCTTCTGAGACGAGCACTTCTTCGTCTGGAGCCGCATAAGCGCGGTTCCAGCCAGTGACGGCAGAGAAGACCAATGTTGCAAACAACGCCCATGAGTAGGGGTTCAGCAACGCTGCGGAGATAGACGGAACACTCAGGTTGAATGCTTCCGCTGCGGAAACAATTGCCGCATACCAAGCTGCGACGACGATGTGCCAAGGGAGAATGAAGAAGATGGTGCAAACAGCACAATCCATAAGGTTGGCACGTCGTGCCGGGGCAAGGTTAAATTTTTCGCCAATAGGCTTGACCAAGCTTGGACCGACGAGTAACTCTGCGGGCGCGTTAGCCGAGATGGGAATCGAGGCTAAGATTGTCACTCCAATGATGGACAGTTCTGCCTGTCGCACAGAGTTGATAATGAATTTTTCTGCAAAGCGCAGAATCCGGGCCATAATCCCGCTTTCGACCAGTATTTGAGTTACTGCGAGAATAAGAAGGGCGAAGATGATGGCTCCAACAACGCCGTTGATGCCATTCTGGATGATACCGGTAGAGACGCCTCGTGCTTCGGGAATGTGGAAGATTGCCGAAAGCTTGAGGTTACCAGTGATGACTCCAATGGCACCAGCGGTAATGTTACCATAGATGAGCGATTCAATGATGTGTCGGCCAGAAAGTGCAGAACCGACAACCACGAGAAGTGCAAGCAGCATCAGAGCGCCAGAAGGATTCATCTGGGCCTGGAGTTCGGGAAGAGGCTTCAAGGTTCCGCCGCCACCGAAAATCAGGAAAATAGCAATGGCAAAGGTTGCAGCGACCATTGCCAGCGGGAATCGGCTTCGCACAACGTCGCGCATCGTTGCGCCCTGTGTGAAGGCAGAAACGATTGTCGTGTCAGAAATCGGGGCGAGGTTGTCACCAAAGGCCGCGCCAGAAAGAATGGCTGTTGCCAAAAGTGCAGGGTCAGCTCCCAGAAAGCAGCCCGCCGGATAAAGAACAGGAGCAAGCGCAATACATGTTCCTGTGCTGGTACCTGTGCCGAGTGCAAAGAGTGCCGCCGCTGCAAAAACCATCACAACGAAGACAGAGCCTTGCGCTCCTGTCGTCATTCCAAGCCACAGCAGGCCATCAACCAGCCCGCCTGCAACCATCAGTTTTCCGAATACACCAGCAAAAAGCCATGCAGTGATGATGACGATACCCGTCTTGTCACCAATGCCGCGCATTGCTGCGTTACAGTATTCTTTTTTGTCTTTTGCGAAAAAGAGGCCAGCAACAATGGCCATCCAGCCGCAAGCCCAAAACGGTTTTGTTCCGCCCATTTCCTCGACAGAAAGCCAGACCAGTCCGCCCACAAGGACAAACAGAGGCACCAGGCCTCCCCATATCCCACCATGCAGCTCTAGACGTCGTTCGGTGGTATCCTGCTCCATAAGAATGTCTCTCCAGTAGATAAGAGGATTGCTGTGCGAGCGTAAGCGTCTGGTGCTGAGTCTGCACGAGGAAGCTCCGCCCGTTATCTGATAGAAAAAAGGCGCCGGTCTCGTTGTAATACAACGAGACCGGCGCCATGCGTTAAGAATTAGCCACGGAAGGTGTCGAGGTATGCGTACAGTGCAGGGGAGCCACCAGTGTGCAGGAACAGGACATTGGAGCCTTCTGCGAAGTGACCCTTGCGGACGAGGTCTACCAGACCAGCCATAGCTTTGCCGGAGTAAACCGGATCAAGCAGGATGCCTTCGGTGGAAGCCAGCAGTTTGACGGCTTCAACCATGCTCTCGGTCGGCAGGGAGTAGCCTGGTCCAACGTAGGAGTCAAAGCATTCGACTGCTTCTCTGGGGATGCCGCCCTTGACACCAACGCGCTCTGCGGTTTCCTCAGCGAGCTTGTGGACGATCTCTTCCTGAACGTCCTTGGTACGGCTCACGTTGATGCCGCTAACCGGGATGCCGGAGTTGCAGCCAACCATACCAGTCACAACACCAGCGTGGGTGCCAGCGCTACCGCTCGGAACAACCA comes from the Desulfobaculum bizertense DSM 18034 genome and includes:
- a CDS encoding GntR family transcriptional regulator — its product is MKSFETKPFAVISDPFTLGATMNGIKKLTYSEQVVEYIKQAILNGELSPGDPIKEVELAEKLGISRAPIREAIQVLAHDGLIDSKPQKAKTIVALTAKQIKDSYFTGGVLEAAAVTEALPLYTEEDFSTLEKILQKMGHLAEAGDPDSELTELDNAFHGILFSKIDNELLIDLCRRSCQGISKFLLYRHWVKLFQPKMIYARHKMILDALKAGNPAQLEKIIRQHYIESGEQMARFGVDVAEEV
- a CDS encoding Na+/H+ antiporter NhaC family protein, whose protein sequence is MEQDTTERRLELHGGIWGGLVPLFVLVGGLVWLSVEEMGGTKPFWACGWMAIVAGLFFAKDKKEYCNAAMRGIGDKTGIVIITAWLFAGVFGKLMVAGGLVDGLLWLGMTTGAQGSVFVVMVFAAAALFALGTGTSTGTCIALAPVLYPAGCFLGADPALLATAILSGAAFGDNLAPISDTTIVSAFTQGATMRDVVRSRFPLAMVAATFAIAIFLIFGGGGTLKPLPELQAQMNPSGALMLLALLVVVGSALSGRHIIESLIYGNITAGAIGVITGNLKLSAIFHIPEARGVSTGIIQNGINGVVGAIIFALLILAVTQILVESGIMARILRFAEKFIINSVRQAELSIIGVTILASIPISANAPAELLVGPSLVKPIGEKFNLAPARRANLMDCAVCTIFFILPWHIVVAAWYAAIVSAAEAFNLSVPSISAALLNPYSWALFATLVFSAVTGWNRAYAAPDEEVLVSEESCEA